One window of the Dehalococcoidia bacterium genome contains the following:
- the plsX gene encoding phosphate acyltransferase PlsX — protein MPEEPVIALDAMGGDHAPREPVRGAVMAARRLGVRVALVGQPQAIAAELERLGGRPPALEVVPAAEVIGMDEEPARAAWRKRDSSIAVGLRLLKEGKAQAFVSAGNTGAIMAAAIMHLGRIRGIERPTLAALMPLGRPLTLLLDVGANADVKPHYLVQWAQMASAYLERAWKVERPRVGLLNIGEEETKGNALAQEAYKLLRESGLNFIGNVEGKDITRGLADVIVTDGFTGNVVIKTMEGMVDLIKRLGREALLGRPYHVLALPLLLPAVPFLLLAGVVLAPAVRDLLRRTSWREYGAGPLLGVDGLVFVAHGRSDARAIYSSLRVAREAARSGMLDALRQVAAPVA, from the coding sequence ATGCCCGAGGAGCCGGTCATCGCCCTGGACGCCATGGGCGGCGACCACGCCCCCAGGGAACCGGTGCGGGGGGCCGTGATGGCGGCCCGTCGCCTGGGGGTGCGGGTGGCCCTGGTGGGCCAGCCCCAGGCCATCGCAGCCGAGCTGGAGCGCCTGGGCGGGCGGCCCCCCGCCCTGGAAGTGGTTCCCGCCGCCGAGGTCATCGGCATGGACGAGGAGCCGGCCCGGGCCGCCTGGCGCAAGCGAGACTCTTCCATCGCCGTGGGCCTGCGTCTGCTGAAGGAGGGCAAGGCCCAGGCCTTCGTCTCCGCGGGCAACACCGGCGCCATCATGGCCGCCGCCATCATGCACCTGGGGCGCATCCGCGGCATCGAGCGCCCCACCTTGGCCGCCCTCATGCCCCTGGGCCGCCCCCTGACGCTATTGCTGGACGTGGGCGCCAACGCCGACGTCAAGCCCCATTACCTGGTCCAGTGGGCCCAGATGGCCTCCGCCTACCTGGAGCGGGCCTGGAAGGTGGAGAGGCCGCGCGTGGGCCTGCTGAACATCGGCGAGGAGGAGACCAAGGGCAATGCCCTGGCCCAGGAGGCCTATAAGCTGCTGAGGGAATCGGGCCTGAACTTCATCGGCAACGTGGAAGGGAAGGACATCACCCGCGGCCTGGCCGACGTCATCGTCACCGATGGCTTCACTGGCAACGTGGTCATCAAGACCATGGAGGGCATGGTGGACCTGATCAAGCGGCTGGGGCGGGAGGCCCTCCTGGGGCGTCCCTACCACGTCCTGGCCCTGCCTCTCCTGCTGCCCGCCGTCCCCTTCCTGTTGCTGGCGGGGGTGGTGCTGGCGCCGGCGGTGCGCGACCTCCTGCGCCGCACCAGCTGGCGGGAATACGGCGCCGGCCCTCTGCTGGGGGTGGACGGGCTTGTGTTCGTGGCCCATGGCCGCAGCGATGCCCGCGCCATCTACAGCTCGCTGCGGGTGGCCCGAGAGGCGGCCCGCTCGGGCATGCTGGACGCCCTGCGGCAGGTGGCTGCCCCCGTCGCCTGA